One Salmo trutta chromosome 19, fSalTru1.1, whole genome shotgun sequence genomic window carries:
- the foxi3a gene encoding forkhead box protein I3-A, with amino-acid sequence MMSFVPQGLSPPPCGTQYPSVEQEPPEFSLYSDNFYSPPTLPSPQQATPTTYDLGDYTSPPSNPYLWFNGPELNSVPYLGGPTGPVCGPYVSQLYNMQRPYLGAGAPRGVVGDLSWFSMPSQEELMKLARPPYSYSALIAMAIHGGQDRRLTLSQIYQYVADNFPFYNKSKAGWQNSIRHNLSLNDCFKKVPRDEDDPGKGNYWTLDPNCEKMFDNGNFRRKRKRKSDSLPGEGGSSGSESLESSPKHHNNMNDISSSSERGPSPISSAPSLCLNSFLSQMAEVGTVSNTEVSDTIHRPSLATELSQRVSPAQRYGSYSPNAAMPQWEVCMSHPQQPTISSSPPLYPAGYSDSVLTQLSSQQYPALDSASMLYPREGTEV; translated from the exons ATGATGTCGTTTGTGCCACAgggcctctcccctcctccttgtGGAACCCAGTACCCCAGCGTCGAACAGGAGCCTCCAGAGTTCAGCCTGTACAGCGACAACTTCTACAGCCCTCCAACCCTGCCTAGCCCGCAGCAGGCCACCCCTACTACCTACGACCTGGGAGACTACACCAGCCCTCCTTCCAACCCTTACTTGTGGTTCAACGGCCCAGAGCTCAACAGTGTTCCCTACCTAGGTGGGCCCACAGGGCCAGTCTGTGGGCCCTATGTGTCCCAACTCTACAACATGCAGAGGCCCTATCTGGGTGCTGGCGCACCGAGGGGTGTTGTAGGGGACCTGAGCTGGTTCTCCATGCCCTCTCAGGAGGAGCTGATGAAGCTAGCCAGGCCACCATACTCCTACTCTGCCCTTATTGCCATGGCGATCCATGGGGGCCAAGACAGACGGCTCACCCTGAGCCAGATCTACCAATATGTAGCAGACAACTTCCCCTTCTACAACAAGAGCAAGGCCGGCTGGCAGAACTCTATCCgccacaacctctccctcaatgacTGCTTCAAGAAGGTGCCCCGAGATGAGGATGATCCAG GCAAGGGTAACTACTGGACCCTAGACCCCAACTGTGAGAAGATGTTTGACAACGGCAACTTCCGTCGCAAGAGGAAGAGGAAGTCGGACTCCCTGCCTGGTGAGGGGGGCTCCTCAGGTTCTGAGTCGTTGGAGTCCAGCCCCAAACACCACAACAACATGAATGACATTTCCAGCTCCTCCGAGCGTGgcccctcccccatctcctcagCCCCCTCCCTCTGCCTGAACAGCTTCCTGTCTCAGATGGCTGAAGTGGGGACGGTATCAAACACAGAAGTGTCAGATACCATCCACAGACCTAGCCTGGCTACAGAGCTGTCCCAACGGGTCTCTCCAGCCCAGAGATATGGCTCCTACTCCCCCAATGCTGCGATGCCTCAGTGGGAGGTCTGTATGTCCCATCCACAGCAGCCTAccatttcctcctctcctcccctctaccctgCGGGCTACAGTGACTCTGTCCTCACCCAGCTCAGCAGCCAACAATACCCAGCCCTGGACTCTGCCTCAATGCTTTACCCACGGGAAGGCACAGAGGTGTAA